A window of the Streptomyces sp. NBC_00250 genome harbors these coding sequences:
- a CDS encoding EF-hand domain-containing protein encodes MSDKARTLFDALDLDHDGTLTRIEVINALRAKGPTLAAQGVIPFWAVGSDDDASALFDQADQNGDRVLSFEEFAALVDRRFGW; translated from the coding sequence ATGAGCGACAAGGCCCGTACTCTCTTCGACGCGCTCGACCTCGACCACGACGGCACCCTGACGCGCATCGAGGTGATCAACGCCCTGCGGGCCAAGGGCCCCACCCTCGCCGCACAGGGAGTGATCCCCTTCTGGGCGGTGGGGAGCGACGACGACGCCTCGGCGCTGTTCGACCAGGCGGACCAGAACGGCGACCGCGTCCTGTCGTTCGAGGAGTTCGCCGCGCTGGTGGACCGCCGCTTCGGCTGGTGA
- a CDS encoding SRPBCC family protein codes for MTAELRTIHCDQFIAHPPRAVWRALTDPELHARRR; via the coding sequence ATGACCGCCGAGCTCCGGACCATCCACTGCGACCAGTTCATCGCCCACCCGCCCCGGGCCGTATGGCGTGCGCTCACCGACCCCGAGCTGCACGCGCGCCGCCGGTGA
- a CDS encoding pirin family protein, with translation MDDTEVEILAARDVPLGGPRAMTVRRTLPQRSRTLIGAWCFADHYGPDAVAESGGMDVAPHPHTGLQTVSWLFSGEIEHRDSLGSHAFVRPGELNLMTGGHGISHTEVSTPGTTVLHGVQLWVALPDEHRHADRDFQHHAPGPIRLEGAELRVFLGSLAGETSPVRTFSPLLGAELLLDPGATVTLPVDPAFEHGLLVDAGDVRLAGTLLRPAELGYVDTGHTTLTLTNESDHRARAVLIGGTPFGEEIVMWWNFIGRDNQDIVEAREEWERASERFGHVEGYPGDRLPAPALPNAALRPRGNPPRG, from the coding sequence ATGGACGACACGGAGGTCGAGATCCTCGCCGCGCGGGACGTCCCGCTGGGTGGCCCACGCGCCATGACCGTACGGCGCACACTGCCCCAGCGGTCCCGGACGCTCATCGGCGCCTGGTGCTTCGCCGACCACTACGGCCCCGACGCCGTCGCCGAGTCCGGCGGAATGGACGTCGCTCCCCACCCGCACACCGGTCTGCAGACCGTGAGCTGGCTCTTCAGCGGGGAGATCGAGCACCGCGACAGCCTGGGCAGCCACGCGTTCGTACGGCCCGGGGAGCTGAACCTCATGACCGGCGGGCACGGCATCAGCCACACCGAGGTCTCCACGCCCGGCACCACCGTCCTGCACGGGGTGCAGCTGTGGGTGGCGCTGCCCGACGAACACCGCCACGCCGACCGCGACTTCCAGCACCACGCACCCGGGCCGATACGGCTCGAAGGTGCGGAACTCCGGGTGTTCCTCGGCTCACTGGCCGGCGAGACCTCCCCCGTACGCACCTTCAGCCCGCTCCTCGGCGCCGAACTCCTCCTCGACCCCGGCGCCACGGTCACCCTCCCGGTCGACCCTGCCTTCGAGCACGGCCTGCTCGTCGACGCGGGAGACGTCCGTCTGGCCGGAACCCTCCTGCGCCCGGCCGAACTCGGCTACGTCGACACCGGACACACCACGCTCACCCTGACGAACGAGTCCGACCACCGTGCGCGGGCGGTCCTCATCGGCGGCACGCCCTTCGGTGAGGAGATCGTCATGTGGTGGAACTTCATCGGCCGCGACAACCAGGACATCGTCGAGGCCAGGGAGGAATGGGAGCGCGCCTCCGAGCGCTTCGGGCACGTCGAGGGCTACCCCGGCGACCGCCTCCCGGCCCCGGCCCTGCCGAACGCCGCCCTCAGACCCCGCGGAAACCCGCCCCGCGGCTGA
- a CDS encoding carboxymuconolactone decarboxylase family protein — translation MTHAPDGRRVYLDKQSPTAYQALVRTADAVRATASDAGLDRILVELVNLRVSQINGCASCLDIHTRAALRAGETTRRLGVLPAWRDTELFTARERAALALAEATTDPADGRAQERAYEAARAVLDDDEISAVLWVAITINAFNRVSILSRHPVREPGRAVREPGHPAPEPGQAVRDAAPGPLAADVRA, via the coding sequence ATGACACACGCCCCCGACGGCCGACGGGTCTACCTCGACAAGCAGAGCCCGACGGCCTACCAGGCCCTGGTCCGTACGGCCGACGCCGTCCGCGCGACCGCGTCCGATGCGGGCCTCGACCGGATCCTGGTGGAGCTGGTCAACCTTCGCGTCTCCCAGATCAACGGCTGCGCCTCCTGCCTGGACATCCACACCAGGGCCGCGCTCCGGGCCGGCGAGACGACCCGGCGCCTCGGCGTGCTCCCCGCCTGGCGGGACACCGAGCTCTTCACCGCACGCGAACGCGCGGCCCTCGCCCTCGCGGAGGCCACGACGGACCCGGCGGACGGCCGCGCGCAGGAACGGGCCTACGAGGCGGCGCGCGCGGTCCTGGACGACGACGAGATCTCCGCGGTGCTCTGGGTGGCCATCACCATCAACGCCTTCAACCGCGTCTCGATCCTGAGCCGTCATCCCGTACGGGAGCCGGGCCGGGCCGTCCGGGAACCGGGGCACCCCGCACCGGAGCCGGGCCAGGCCGTCCGGGACGCCGCGCCCGGACCGCTCGCGGCGGACGTCAGGGCCTGA
- the recQ gene encoding DNA helicase RecQ, producing MVLSDGSAVISEAAQVLHRVFGYSSFRGEQQEIIEQVVDGGDALVLMPTGGGKSLCYQIPALVRDGTGVVISPLIALMQDQVDALRALGVRAGFLNSTQDPYERQAVEQAFLADELDLLYLAPERLRTEGTQRLLDRGKVSLFAIDEAHCVAQWGHDFRPDYLALSMLHERWPKVPRIALTATATEATHQEIAARLGLEEARHFVAGFDRPNIQYRIVSKNSPHKQLLELIRTEHDGDAGVVYCLSRASVEKTAALLVENGIDAVPYHAGMDSRTRAANQARFLREDGVVVVATIAFGMGIDKPDVRFVAHLDLPKSVEGYYQETGRAGRDGEPATAWLAYGLQDVVQQRKMIDGSEGDEQHRRALAMHLEAMLALCETVDCRRVRLLAYFGQKGEPCGNCDTCLTPAESWDGTVAAQKLLSTVWRLAKERRQKFGAGQIIDILQGKKTAKVIQFDHDGLSVFGVGSDLGTAEWRGVVRQLLALGLLAVEGDYGTLVLTEESGEVLGGRRTVTMRKEKAPAAASRKESGARSGKGARVPVDLPAAAVPVFEALRAWRAATAREQGVPAYVVFHDATLREIATRLPATVEELGTVGGVGEAKLTKYAEGVLDALAECGAAAGVTGEAAAASAVAASAVAASAAVPAAASAPPAPQSGAPYDEAPYDEEPPYDMDGTEEPPPWDDWR from the coding sequence ATGGTCCTTTCCGACGGTTCCGCCGTGATCTCCGAGGCAGCGCAGGTGCTTCACCGCGTCTTCGGTTACAGCTCCTTCCGAGGCGAGCAGCAAGAGATCATCGAGCAGGTCGTCGACGGCGGCGACGCCCTCGTGCTGATGCCGACCGGCGGCGGAAAGTCCCTCTGCTACCAGATCCCGGCCCTCGTCAGAGACGGCACCGGCGTCGTGATCTCGCCGCTCATCGCCCTCATGCAGGACCAGGTGGACGCGCTCAGGGCCCTCGGGGTGCGGGCCGGATTCCTCAACTCGACCCAGGATCCGTACGAGCGGCAGGCCGTCGAGCAGGCCTTCCTCGCCGACGAGCTCGACCTGCTCTATCTGGCTCCCGAGCGGCTCAGGACCGAGGGCACCCAGCGGCTCCTCGACCGGGGCAAGGTGTCGCTCTTCGCGATCGACGAGGCGCACTGTGTCGCCCAGTGGGGCCACGACTTCCGGCCCGACTACCTCGCGCTGTCCATGCTCCACGAGCGCTGGCCGAAGGTGCCGCGGATCGCGCTGACCGCGACGGCCACCGAGGCCACCCACCAGGAGATCGCCGCGCGACTCGGTCTGGAGGAGGCCCGGCACTTCGTCGCCGGCTTCGACCGGCCCAACATCCAGTACCGCATCGTCTCGAAGAACAGCCCGCACAAGCAGCTGCTCGAACTGATCAGGACCGAGCACGACGGGGACGCCGGAGTCGTCTACTGCCTCTCCCGCGCCTCGGTGGAGAAGACCGCCGCCCTCCTCGTGGAGAACGGCATCGACGCCGTCCCGTACCACGCCGGCATGGACTCCCGTACGCGTGCGGCGAACCAGGCCCGCTTCCTCCGGGAGGACGGGGTCGTCGTGGTGGCGACGATCGCCTTCGGCATGGGCATCGACAAGCCCGACGTGCGCTTCGTGGCCCACCTCGACCTGCCCAAGTCGGTCGAGGGCTACTACCAGGAGACCGGCCGCGCCGGGCGCGACGGCGAGCCGGCCACCGCCTGGCTGGCGTACGGCCTCCAGGACGTGGTCCAGCAGCGCAAGATGATCGACGGCTCCGAGGGCGACGAGCAGCACCGGCGCGCCCTCGCCATGCACCTGGAGGCCATGCTCGCGCTCTGTGAGACGGTCGACTGCCGCCGGGTGCGCCTCCTCGCGTACTTCGGTCAGAAGGGCGAGCCCTGCGGCAACTGCGACACCTGTCTGACCCCGGCCGAGTCCTGGGACGGCACCGTCGCGGCGCAGAAGCTGCTGTCCACCGTGTGGCGGCTGGCCAAGGAGCGGCGCCAGAAGTTCGGCGCCGGCCAGATCATCGACATCCTGCAGGGCAAGAAGACGGCCAAGGTCATCCAGTTCGACCACGACGGGCTCTCGGTCTTCGGCGTCGGCTCGGACCTGGGCACCGCGGAGTGGCGCGGGGTCGTCCGCCAGCTCCTCGCGCTGGGGCTCCTCGCGGTGGAGGGCGACTACGGGACGCTCGTGCTCACGGAGGAGAGCGGAGAGGTGCTCGGTGGACGCCGCACCGTCACGATGCGCAAGGAGAAGGCACCGGCCGCCGCGTCCCGCAAGGAGTCCGGTGCGCGCTCCGGGAAGGGCGCCCGTGTGCCGGTCGACCTGCCCGCGGCCGCGGTTCCGGTCTTCGAGGCGCTGCGCGCCTGGCGCGCGGCGACGGCCCGCGAGCAGGGCGTACCGGCGTACGTCGTCTTCCACGACGCCACGCTGCGGGAGATCGCGACGCGGCTCCCGGCGACGGTCGAGGAGCTCGGCACCGTCGGCGGCGTCGGCGAGGCCAAGCTCACCAAGTACGCCGAGGGTGTGTTGGACGCGCTGGCGGAGTGCGGTGCCGCGGCCGGTGTCACCGGTGAGGCCGCCGCCGCGTCCGCTGTCGCCGCGTCCGCTGTCGCCGCGTCCGCGGCGGTCCCGGCCGCGGCCTCCGCGCCGCCCGCACCGCAGTCCGGCGCTCCGTACGACGAAGCGCCGTACGACGAGGAGCCGCCCTACGACATGGACGGGACGGAAGAACCGCCGCCCTGGGACGACTGGCGGTAG
- a CDS encoding GNAT family N-acetyltransferase encodes MSEQEATTPVAPVVRHVDPRHRYEILVDDRRAGLTAYRDRDDRRVFFHTEIDDAYAGQGLASILVEQALTDVRASGMRIVPVCPYVAKFLKKHEEFADITDPVTPEVLQWLDARLAR; translated from the coding sequence ATGAGCGAGCAGGAAGCCACCACCCCCGTCGCCCCCGTCGTCCGGCACGTCGACCCGCGCCACCGCTACGAGATCCTCGTCGACGACCGGCGCGCCGGCCTCACGGCGTACCGCGACCGCGACGACCGGCGCGTCTTCTTCCACACCGAGATCGACGACGCCTACGCGGGCCAGGGCCTCGCCTCGATCCTCGTCGAGCAGGCGCTGACCGACGTGCGCGCCTCCGGGATGCGGATCGTGCCGGTCTGCCCGTACGTGGCGAAGTTCCTGAAGAAGCACGAGGAGTTCGCCGACATCACCGACCCTGTGACGCCGGAGGTCCTCCAGTGGCTGGACGCCCGACTGGCCCGCTGA
- a CDS encoding nuclear transport factor 2 family protein, with protein MSTAKNTVLTAADELFRKKDPSAVDRWVAPGYIQHSALAADGPEALRGLVAALPDGFRYEGARVIADGDLVALHGTYHGFGPDPLVAFDVFRVDGDGRLVEHWDALTPLVADTASGRSQTDGPAGITEPGTTEANRALVAEFARKVLIGGDYSVLTDFISTETYHQHNPEAADGLDGFGAAAANWAAQGKNLVYRTVHKVIAEGEFVLLQSEGEFGVPVAYYDLFRVADGRIVEHWDVIAPVPAELPHANGLF; from the coding sequence ATGAGTACCGCCAAGAACACCGTCCTGACCGCCGCGGACGAGCTGTTCCGGAAGAAGGACCCGAGCGCCGTGGACCGCTGGGTGGCCCCCGGCTACATCCAGCACAGCGCCCTCGCCGCCGACGGCCCCGAGGCCCTGCGCGGGCTGGTCGCCGCTCTCCCCGACGGCTTCCGTTACGAGGGCGCCCGGGTGATCGCCGACGGCGACCTGGTGGCCCTGCACGGTACGTACCACGGCTTCGGCCCCGACCCGCTGGTCGCCTTCGACGTCTTTCGAGTCGACGGCGACGGCCGGCTCGTCGAGCACTGGGACGCCCTGACGCCACTGGTCGCGGACACCGCGTCGGGCCGCTCGCAGACCGACGGCCCCGCCGGCATCACCGAGCCGGGGACGACGGAGGCCAACCGTGCCCTGGTCGCCGAGTTCGCGCGGAAGGTCCTGATCGGCGGCGACTACTCGGTCCTGACCGACTTCATCTCCACCGAGACCTACCACCAGCACAACCCGGAGGCCGCCGACGGCCTCGACGGATTCGGCGCCGCCGCCGCGAACTGGGCCGCCCAGGGCAAGAACCTCGTCTACCGGACCGTCCACAAGGTCATCGCCGAGGGTGAGTTCGTCCTGCTCCAGTCCGAGGGCGAGTTCGGTGTCCCGGTGGCGTACTACGACCTCTTCCGCGTCGCCGACGGCCGGATCGTCGAGCACTGGGACGTCATCGCCCCGGTCCCGGCCGAACTGCCCCACGCCAACGGCCTGTTCTGA
- a CDS encoding helix-turn-helix transcriptional regulator encodes MVKNRHAADQRIPEISFTAPAGTPAGVEVLPLADLRRRVPAERLALPQRPDFHHLIALSGGALSHTVDFTAYALDAGSWLWVRPGQVQQWGDLTHAEGTLILFRREFLDPATASGARLEDPHTPVLRRPLPGEAAALRLAADHLAAEFGALGQLPLEVHTATLRHVLSALVLRLAHLAAPVGGPVAEPDATYPRFRDAVEQDFTRTHRVEEYARTLGYAPRTLSRATLAATGLGAKEFIDRRVVLEARRLLAHSDLPAARIADHLGFSSATHFSKFFHQRTGQTPIAFRDTVRGQPVRVARPGPARRRG; translated from the coding sequence ATGGTCAAAAACCGACATGCCGCCGACCAGAGGATCCCCGAGATCTCCTTCACCGCGCCCGCCGGAACCCCGGCCGGCGTCGAGGTGCTGCCCCTGGCCGACCTGCGCCGCCGGGTGCCCGCCGAGCGGCTCGCGCTCCCCCAGCGGCCGGACTTCCACCATCTGATCGCCCTCTCCGGCGGAGCCCTCTCGCACACGGTGGACTTCACGGCGTACGCGCTCGACGCCGGCTCGTGGCTGTGGGTGCGCCCCGGCCAGGTCCAGCAGTGGGGCGACCTCACCCATGCCGAGGGCACGCTGATCCTGTTCCGACGGGAGTTCCTCGACCCGGCCACCGCCTCGGGCGCCCGCCTCGAAGACCCGCACACCCCTGTCCTGCGCCGCCCGCTGCCCGGCGAGGCCGCGGCGCTGCGGCTGGCCGCCGACCACCTCGCCGCCGAGTTCGGCGCGCTCGGGCAGCTGCCGCTGGAGGTCCACACCGCGACCCTGCGCCATGTGCTGTCCGCCCTCGTCCTGCGCCTCGCCCATCTCGCGGCGCCCGTCGGCGGCCCCGTGGCCGAGCCCGACGCCACGTATCCACGCTTCCGTGACGCGGTCGAGCAGGACTTCACCCGCACCCACCGGGTCGAGGAGTACGCCCGCACCCTCGGCTACGCGCCCCGCACGCTCTCCCGCGCCACCCTCGCCGCCACCGGCCTCGGCGCCAAGGAGTTCATCGACCGCCGCGTCGTCCTGGAGGCCAGGCGGCTTCTGGCCCACAGTGACCTGCCGGCCGCCCGCATCGCCGACCACCTCGGCTTCTCCAGCGCGACGCACTTCAGCAAGTTCTTCCACCAGCGCACCGGGCAGACCCCGATCGCCTTCCGCGACACGGTGCGCGGGCAGCCGGTCCGGGTGGCGCGACCCGGTCCGGCGCGGCGGCGCGGATAG
- a CDS encoding YhgE/Pip domain-containing protein — translation MTSAIPPNTPGPQVRAGALVRNPKLWLVPTVLSALVAVGLSLLYMGGILNPNDNLHRLPVALVDEDRGDPLPGQRENLGKQITDSIVAAGSSKTSVDWQRLDRAEAQDALASGKIFGALVVPEDFTASVAALTTNRATVRPTLTVLTNPGLGSLGSSLTAQINQSAAHQASLTIGEQLAATSQVPTTRLLLADPVAVTTQVGHPIGRHTGLGLTAFYYTLLLVLGGFIGGNLVNSGVDTSLGYADSEIGPWHSRYPTVPIDRTQTLVLKMLMTAGISVLTTTLVMVATISVLGMDASHLPMLWIFSYCATVAVGLGVQAINAAFGGIGQLVSMFVFIALALPSSGATVPLEATPGFYRFLGVFEPMHQLSAGVRSILYFDARADAGLARGWIMIAVGVVLALAFGLAMTHYYDRRGLRRLTPQPA, via the coding sequence ATGACGTCCGCCATCCCCCCGAACACCCCCGGCCCGCAGGTCCGCGCCGGGGCCCTCGTCCGGAACCCCAAGCTGTGGCTCGTACCGACCGTCCTGAGCGCACTGGTCGCCGTGGGCCTCTCGCTCCTCTACATGGGCGGCATCCTCAACCCGAACGACAACCTGCACCGACTGCCCGTCGCCCTGGTCGACGAGGACCGGGGCGATCCGCTGCCCGGACAGCGGGAGAACCTGGGGAAGCAGATCACCGACTCGATCGTCGCCGCCGGTTCCTCGAAGACCAGCGTCGACTGGCAGCGGCTCGACCGCGCCGAGGCCCAGGACGCGCTGGCGTCGGGCAAGATCTTCGGCGCCCTCGTCGTCCCGGAGGACTTCACCGCGTCCGTCGCCGCCCTGACCACGAACCGGGCGACGGTACGGCCGACGCTCACCGTCCTCACCAATCCCGGCCTCGGCAGTCTGGGGTCGTCGCTGACGGCGCAGATCAACCAGAGCGCGGCCCACCAGGCCTCGCTGACCATCGGCGAACAGCTGGCGGCCACCAGCCAGGTCCCGACGACCCGGCTGCTGCTGGCCGACCCGGTGGCCGTCACCACCCAGGTCGGCCATCCGATCGGCCGGCACACCGGTCTGGGCCTGACCGCCTTCTACTACACGCTGCTGCTCGTCCTCGGCGGCTTCATCGGCGGCAACCTCGTCAACAGCGGCGTCGACACCTCACTGGGCTATGCCGACAGCGAGATCGGCCCCTGGCACTCCCGGTACCCCACGGTGCCCATCGACCGCACGCAGACACTCGTCCTGAAGATGCTGATGACGGCGGGCATCTCGGTCCTCACCACCACGCTCGTCATGGTGGCGACGATCTCGGTCCTGGGCATGGACGCCTCGCACCTGCCGATGCTGTGGATCTTCTCCTACTGTGCGACGGTCGCCGTCGGTCTGGGCGTCCAGGCCATCAACGCCGCGTTCGGCGGCATCGGCCAGCTCGTCTCCATGTTCGTCTTCATCGCGCTGGCCCTCCCCTCGTCCGGCGCGACCGTCCCCCTGGAGGCCACCCCGGGCTTCTACCGTTTCCTGGGCGTCTTCGAGCCGATGCACCAGCTCAGCGCGGGCGTCCGGTCCATCCTGTACTTCGACGCCCGCGCCGACGCCGGCCTGGCCCGCGGCTGGATCATGATCGCGGTCGGCGTGGTCCTGGCCCTGGCGTTCGGTCTCGCCATGACCCACTACTACGACCGGCGCGGCCTGCGCCGCCTCACACCCCAGCCCGCCTGA
- a CDS encoding YoaK family protein, whose product MRKLLVDAAHTLVPPKGDRHGPLPPLMLTLTVLAGLVDAVSYLGLGQVFVANMTGNVVLLGFALAGAAGLSASASVVSLAAFLVGAVAGGRFGTRFAAHRGRLLASAMALQAVLVAAAFVIAVVAHGRVGTPGRYALIVTLGLAMGTQTAVARRIGVPDLTTTVLTQTLTGLAAGSGGAGDVGPRPARRILSVLAMVLGALVGALLLDVGLSLTLGVALGLLVVAAVVTGRLAATDAEWVRP is encoded by the coding sequence ATGCGCAAGCTGCTGGTCGACGCGGCCCACACGCTGGTGCCGCCGAAGGGGGACCGGCACGGGCCGCTGCCGCCCCTCATGCTGACGCTGACGGTCCTGGCCGGCCTGGTGGACGCGGTGAGCTACCTGGGTCTCGGGCAGGTCTTCGTGGCCAACATGACCGGCAACGTGGTGTTGCTGGGCTTCGCCCTGGCGGGAGCCGCGGGCCTGTCCGCGTCGGCCTCGGTCGTGTCCCTCGCGGCGTTCCTCGTCGGTGCGGTGGCGGGTGGCCGGTTCGGCACCCGGTTCGCCGCTCACCGCGGGCGGCTGCTCGCGTCGGCGATGGCCCTGCAGGCGGTGCTGGTCGCGGCGGCGTTCGTCATCGCCGTCGTGGCGCACGGCCGCGTGGGCACGCCGGGCCGGTACGCCCTGATCGTGACCCTAGGTCTCGCGATGGGAACGCAGACCGCGGTCGCCCGGCGCATCGGCGTACCGGACCTGACCACGACCGTGCTGACCCAGACGCTGACCGGACTGGCCGCGGGGTCCGGCGGGGCCGGCGACGTGGGGCCCCGGCCCGCCCGGCGGATCCTCTCCGTGCTGGCGATGGTGCTCGGCGCCCTCGTCGGTGCCCTGCTCCTCGATGTCGGGCTCTCGCTGACCCTGGGGGTGGCGCTGGGGCTGCTCGTGGTGGCCGCCGTGGTCACGGGACGTCTGGCGGCCACCGACGCCGAGTGGGTCAGGCCCTGA
- a CDS encoding ArsR/SmtB family transcription factor: MPTVDVYSALANPVRRKLLEGLIGGPRPAGDLAGEFSLSRPAVSEHLAVLRKAGLVREEPRGRHRYYHLRPEPLAEVGDWLHPFEHYWRARMGALRDVLDDIGETAPTDDGDKGDPTTTPTTAGTEDESP, translated from the coding sequence ATGCCGACCGTCGACGTCTACAGCGCGCTGGCCAATCCGGTCCGGCGCAAACTGCTCGAAGGGCTGATCGGTGGACCACGCCCGGCCGGCGACCTGGCCGGGGAGTTCTCCCTCAGCCGACCGGCCGTCTCCGAGCACCTCGCCGTACTGAGGAAGGCCGGGCTGGTACGCGAGGAGCCCCGAGGGCGCCACCGCTACTACCACCTGCGCCCGGAGCCGCTCGCGGAGGTAGGCGACTGGCTGCACCCCTTCGAGCACTACTGGCGCGCCCGCATGGGAGCCCTGCGCGACGTACTGGACGACATCGGCGAAACCGCCCCGACCGATGACGGCGACAAGGGCGACCCCACCACCACGCCGACGACGGCAGGAACCGAGGACGAATCCCCATGA
- a CDS encoding VOC family protein, with the protein MITTDFVPGSPCWLDLGAPDVPAAAAFYGGVLGWDYESMGEGEDMEGGMFRNDGKIVAGLGKLTEQGARSAWMIYYSVADADATTRAVEDAGGTVRVAPMDLDEWGRMAQYSDPLGGQFAVWQPGSNKGVEQVDTPGSLSWTELYTSDAAAAKQFYGSVFGWQFSDMPMPGGAGGTYTVITPAGLPEERMHGGLMQVSEADLALAHGRPYWHPVFAVTDCDTAVARVTASGGNVQMGPDDAEGVGRLAVCLDPSKADFVVLAPSAP; encoded by the coding sequence ATGATCACCACCGACTTCGTACCCGGCTCGCCTTGCTGGCTCGACCTCGGCGCCCCCGACGTCCCGGCCGCCGCGGCCTTCTACGGCGGCGTGCTCGGATGGGACTACGAGTCCATGGGGGAGGGGGAGGACATGGAAGGCGGGATGTTCCGGAACGACGGGAAGATCGTCGCGGGACTCGGCAAGCTCACGGAGCAGGGCGCGCGCTCGGCCTGGATGATCTACTACAGCGTCGCCGACGCGGACGCGACGACCCGGGCGGTGGAGGACGCGGGCGGCACGGTCCGGGTGGCGCCGATGGATCTCGACGAGTGGGGCCGGATGGCGCAGTACAGCGACCCGCTGGGCGGGCAGTTCGCCGTCTGGCAGCCGGGCTCGAACAAGGGCGTCGAGCAGGTGGACACGCCGGGCTCACTGTCCTGGACCGAGCTGTACACGAGCGACGCCGCGGCCGCGAAGCAGTTCTACGGCAGTGTCTTCGGCTGGCAGTTCAGCGACATGCCGATGCCCGGCGGGGCGGGCGGCACGTACACCGTCATCACCCCCGCCGGACTGCCCGAGGAGCGGATGCACGGCGGCCTCATGCAGGTGAGCGAGGCGGATCTCGCCCTCGCGCACGGGCGGCCGTACTGGCACCCCGTCTTCGCGGTCACCGACTGCGACACCGCGGTCGCCAGGGTCACCGCGAGCGGCGGCAACGTGCAGATGGGCCCGGACGACGCGGAGGGCGTCGGGCGGCTCGCCGTCTGCCTGGACCCGTCGAAGGCCGACTTCGTGGTGCTCGCCCCGTCGGCCCCCTGA